In Microbulbifer sp. GL-2, the following are encoded in one genomic region:
- a CDS encoding RNA polymerase factor sigma-70, with protein MSDYLVPSTSSEASAEDSLQNSQFLVDLRQQMLRFASLQLQDTQLAEDAVQEALMGALKNSRSFTGRSALKTWVFAILKNKIADVLRQRQRFVDADQLVHGDREEHDHDELFDQTGHWQKDERPKKWADPESAIHDKHFWRIFEACLNYLPSRQAQLFMMREFIELESHEICAAAEVSVSNLNVTLHRARLRLRECLEDHWFGVEG; from the coding sequence TTGAGCGATTACCTTGTCCCGAGCACCTCGTCAGAAGCGAGTGCCGAAGACTCACTGCAAAATTCACAATTCCTTGTGGATTTGCGTCAGCAGATGCTCCGTTTTGCCAGTTTGCAACTGCAAGATACCCAGCTGGCTGAGGATGCCGTGCAGGAGGCCCTGATGGGGGCGCTGAAGAACTCCCGCAGTTTCACCGGCCGCTCTGCGCTCAAGACCTGGGTTTTTGCCATCTTGAAAAACAAGATCGCCGATGTCCTGCGTCAGCGCCAGCGCTTCGTGGATGCAGACCAGCTCGTACATGGCGACAGGGAGGAGCATGATCATGATGAATTGTTCGATCAGACAGGTCACTGGCAAAAGGATGAGCGTCCCAAAAAATGGGCCGATCCTGAGTCCGCAATCCACGATAAGCACTTCTGGCGAATTTTTGAGGCTTGTCTCAATTACTTGCCTTCCCGCCAGGCCCAGCTCTTTATGATGCGCGAATTCATAGAACTGGAAAGCCACGAGATATGTGCTGCGGCAGAAGTTTCGGTGAGCAACCTGAATGTGACCCTGCACCGGGCGCGCTTGCGTCTGCGTGAGTGTCTGGAAGACCACTGGTTTGGTGTGGAGGGCTGA
- a CDS encoding TolC family protein, which yields MDLYRTLIASVIRRRALWPMVVTLLCLPVQTVFAQEGDLLTLPDAVGLTLAQNPEFAVFQLQKRGLDGEGQTAALKPALNLGGEAQYKRFGDGGANVAPDPEDDADNELELTITLSSVIELGGKRRARVDVVNAQRDLLIADEQVKALDLFSEVIRRYVQVLAAQEVVLLAEEKVSLAKETLRAVGVRVSAAASPVSERMHAEAALSKAILAEQTDKNMLIYYKHALSVLWGQPGGDYQVDSSELYRFEPAASFEELYARARENPAIARFASEERLRVSQLRLTQAHSKPDVGWYAGYLKNRAVDENTFLAGFEVPLFTSKRNRGAITAAMAELDQVILRREAALLHLYPQLFLAVTSREQALSTVSTLQDSIIPKLRQVLKEVGRAYRSGRSSYVDLIAAREELLDAEHSRIEAARSVLLLGAEIEQLTARPLGPIGVDSSK from the coding sequence ATGGATTTATATCGCACACTCATAGCGAGTGTGATTCGTCGCCGTGCCCTGTGGCCGATGGTGGTGACGTTGCTGTGTTTACCTGTGCAAACTGTATTTGCGCAGGAGGGGGACTTACTGACACTACCGGATGCGGTTGGGCTGACGCTCGCTCAGAATCCGGAGTTCGCAGTGTTTCAATTACAAAAGAGAGGATTAGACGGCGAAGGGCAAACGGCAGCGTTAAAACCCGCCTTGAATTTGGGTGGTGAGGCCCAGTACAAGCGCTTTGGTGACGGCGGTGCGAACGTTGCACCCGATCCCGAGGATGATGCTGACAACGAACTTGAGCTGACAATTACTTTATCCTCCGTGATTGAGCTGGGCGGTAAGCGCAGGGCACGGGTAGATGTGGTTAATGCCCAGCGCGATTTGCTGATTGCCGATGAACAGGTCAAAGCCCTCGATCTATTCTCGGAGGTAATTCGTCGCTATGTCCAAGTTCTTGCTGCACAAGAGGTTGTGCTGCTCGCTGAAGAGAAAGTCTCTCTGGCGAAAGAAACTCTAAGGGCTGTCGGTGTGAGGGTGAGTGCTGCTGCGAGCCCGGTGTCAGAACGGATGCATGCTGAAGCTGCTTTGTCCAAGGCAATTCTCGCCGAACAGACAGATAAGAACATGCTGATTTACTACAAGCATGCACTTTCCGTCCTGTGGGGGCAGCCGGGCGGAGATTATCAGGTGGACTCCAGTGAACTCTACCGTTTTGAACCCGCTGCCAGTTTTGAGGAGCTTTATGCACGTGCGCGGGAAAACCCGGCAATCGCCCGCTTTGCTTCTGAAGAGCGTCTCCGGGTATCGCAATTACGTCTTACCCAGGCCCACTCAAAGCCCGATGTGGGCTGGTATGCAGGCTACCTAAAAAATAGGGCGGTAGATGAAAACACTTTCCTGGCGGGGTTTGAGGTTCCACTCTTTACCTCAAAGCGCAATCGCGGAGCCATTACCGCTGCGATGGCAGAGCTTGACCAAGTCATACTGCGCCGTGAAGCGGCCTTGTTGCATCTCTACCCACAACTCTTTCTTGCAGTGACCAGTCGTGAGCAGGCTCTCAGTACGGTTTCTACTCTGCAAGACTCCATCATTCCCAAGCTTCGCCAGGTATTAAAAGAAGTTGGTCGCGCATACCGCAGCGGCCGGAGTTCTTATGTCGACTTGATCGCTGCCCGGGAAGAGTTACTTGATGCAGAGCACTCACGAATCGAAGCAGCGCGATCCGTACTTCTTTTAGGCGCAGAGATTGAACAGTTGACCGCCAGGCCCCTAGGGCCAATTGGTGTTGATAGCAGCAAATAA
- a CDS encoding methyltransferase domain-containing protein has protein sequence MHDIVQDYYGHQLKSSSDLKTDACCDASAVPEWLKPLLANIHPEVLSRYYGCGLVCPPLLEGCRVLDLGCGSGRDVYLLSQLVGPSGEVVGVDMTDEQLQVAQQHQGYHTEKFGYDNVTFLHGYIEQLEDLNLEPGSFDVIVSNCVVNLSTDKGAVLRGLYRLLKEGGEFYFSDVYADRRVPDTLRTDPELVGECLGGALYWNDFLELAQNNGFRDSRLVESRPLEVTNPALAARCGSVRFYSATYRLFKLAQLEKDCEDYGQAVVYKGTIPGNPQEFVLDGHHVIEKGRVFPVCGNTWRMLAETRLAAHFDYVGDFSQHFGLFPGCGREMPFSEGGEQSGGAGEQCC, from the coding sequence ATGCACGACATTGTACAGGACTACTACGGACATCAACTGAAAAGCTCATCGGACCTGAAAACCGATGCCTGCTGTGACGCCAGCGCCGTCCCTGAATGGTTGAAGCCACTTTTGGCCAATATTCACCCTGAAGTCCTGTCACGCTACTACGGCTGTGGCCTTGTGTGCCCTCCTTTACTTGAGGGCTGTCGGGTTCTGGATCTCGGCTGCGGTTCCGGCCGCGATGTCTATCTGCTATCTCAATTGGTAGGGCCGAGTGGCGAAGTGGTCGGGGTGGATATGACCGATGAGCAACTTCAGGTTGCTCAACAGCACCAGGGCTATCACACAGAAAAGTTTGGCTATGACAACGTTACCTTCCTGCACGGCTATATCGAACAGCTGGAAGACCTGAATCTGGAGCCCGGCAGTTTTGATGTCATAGTGTCGAACTGCGTGGTCAACCTTTCAACCGATAAAGGTGCAGTACTGCGCGGTCTGTATCGCCTGCTCAAGGAGGGGGGGGAATTTTACTTCTCTGATGTCTACGCAGACCGCCGTGTCCCCGACACCCTGCGAACCGATCCGGAATTGGTTGGCGAGTGTCTCGGCGGTGCACTTTATTGGAATGACTTTCTGGAGCTGGCTCAGAATAACGGATTCCGCGATAGCCGCCTGGTGGAAAGCCGCCCATTGGAGGTTACTAACCCCGCCCTCGCTGCACGCTGCGGCTCCGTACGCTTCTATTCCGCCACCTACCGTCTGTTCAAGCTGGCCCAACTGGAAAAGGACTGTGAGGATTATGGCCAGGCAGTGGTATATAAAGGCACCATTCCCGGCAATCCGCAGGAATTTGTCCTGGATGGGCACCATGTCATTGAGAAAGGACGGGTTTTTCCAGTATGTGGAAATACCTGGAGAATGCTGGCGGAGACCAGGCTGGCGGCCCACTTTGATTATGTCGGTGACTTCTCTCAGCACTTCGGCCTGTTCCCTGGCTGCGGCCGTGAAATGCCCTTCTCTGAGGGGGGAGAACAAAGTGGCGGTGCGGGCGAGCAGTGTTGCTAG
- a CDS encoding efflux RND transporter periplasmic adaptor subunit produces MSKPTKVIWLAMLSLLLSGFWLAPLSFASGDHGGSHGGHNAHEVEKGPNGGRLLKEGDLTVELLIYESGLSPEFRAWVSRDGKPLENARLSVELERLGGHVDQIPFTWDSNTGYYRGEGMVREPHSFNVAVSIFYNGERTDWNFESHEGRVQITKQMAEKAGIKTAVAGPGTIKQSVTLYGKTAIDHRSISHVRARYPGTVLSIEKALGDLVEKGEKLATIESNDSLQTYPLVAPISGQIIDKQTSRGEFSGERVLFTIANYSQLWAELQVFPTRRGQISRGQKVSIVAGDRTFDSTITSLAPGGNGQPFAIARAVIENPNDLWTTDLMVQGQVVTSENPVPLIVENRALQPFRQWTVVFIKVGDTYEIRPLKLGRSDGNVTEVLSGLNVGDRYVTENSYLIKADIEKSGAAHNH; encoded by the coding sequence ATGAGCAAACCAACAAAAGTGATTTGGCTGGCGATGTTGTCCCTACTTCTTTCAGGGTTTTGGCTGGCACCACTGAGTTTTGCCAGCGGTGATCACGGTGGAAGCCATGGTGGGCATAATGCGCATGAAGTGGAAAAAGGCCCTAATGGTGGCCGTTTATTAAAAGAGGGCGATCTCACCGTCGAACTGCTTATTTATGAAAGCGGGCTATCGCCGGAATTCCGTGCCTGGGTTAGTCGCGATGGTAAGCCTCTGGAAAATGCCCGCCTCTCTGTCGAGCTGGAAAGGCTCGGCGGTCATGTGGATCAAATTCCTTTTACCTGGGATTCCAATACCGGGTATTACCGTGGCGAGGGCATGGTGAGGGAGCCTCACTCTTTCAATGTAGCAGTATCTATTTTTTACAATGGCGAACGTACCGATTGGAATTTTGAATCTCATGAAGGCCGTGTGCAAATTACAAAACAGATGGCAGAGAAGGCTGGGATTAAAACGGCTGTCGCTGGTCCTGGCACTATCAAACAAAGTGTGACTCTATACGGCAAAACCGCGATAGATCACCGCAGTATCAGTCATGTGCGTGCCCGCTATCCGGGAACTGTACTCAGTATCGAAAAAGCGCTTGGTGATTTGGTGGAGAAGGGGGAGAAGCTCGCTACTATCGAATCCAATGACAGCCTGCAAACTTATCCTTTGGTAGCGCCTATAAGCGGCCAGATAATCGATAAGCAGACCAGTCGTGGCGAGTTCAGCGGTGAGCGCGTGTTATTTACCATTGCCAACTACAGTCAATTATGGGCCGAGCTGCAGGTATTTCCCACCCGTCGCGGCCAGATCAGCCGGGGTCAGAAGGTTTCCATTGTTGCTGGAGACCGCACTTTTGACTCCACCATCACCAGCCTTGCTCCAGGTGGCAATGGCCAACCCTTTGCGATTGCACGGGCAGTTATTGAAAACCCCAATGATCTCTGGACTACAGATCTGATGGTTCAGGGGCAGGTAGTGACTAGTGAAAATCCTGTGCCTTTAATAGTTGAGAACCGCGCGCTGCAACCCTTCCGACAATGGACGGTGGTGTTTATCAAAGTGGGGGATACTTACGAGATTCGCCCGCTGAAATTAGGGCGTAGTGATGGCAATGTTACCGAAGTGT
- a CDS encoding zf-HC2 domain-containing protein produces MKSCREATRLMSESQERNLLLREQASLKLHLAMCAPCRNFSKQMQMLRRISRSYTEGGPEKTEE; encoded by the coding sequence ATGAAATCGTGCCGGGAAGCTACACGGCTGATGTCAGAGTCTCAGGAGCGCAACCTGCTTTTGCGCGAGCAGGCCAGCCTAAAACTGCATTTGGCAATGTGTGCACCATGCAGGAACTTCAGCAAGCAAATGCAAATGCTTCGCCGTATCAGCAGGTCTTATACTGAGGGTGGGCCAGAGAAAACAGAAGAATAA
- a CDS encoding DUF2092 domain-containing protein, which yields MLAPKHLGGLARALILTVVVVAVPTAIAQTSTTSPAETAESQSQPAEPNGSVPKPSPPPGQPPSQPPGAETPTSQMENAESGQPIDPKAMEALQRMGKYLAGMKTLMFNAQIFTEVVLDNEQKLLIGGKVMYMATPPDKLRVDLTTDSITRQFFHNGNKFTMLAPRNGYFAEMEASQPTAEVLTQAAKDYGIEIPFADMLEWGRKPETWAGIKEGFLVNSPMVNGQRTQHWAFRSENLDWEIWIKVGDQPLPLRISTVNTRDPSKPRFLATLKWMEAKQGSAGKFKPSTEKLKQIKFKKAEPNKQVGGTQ from the coding sequence ATGCTTGCTCCGAAACATTTAGGTGGCCTGGCTCGTGCCCTAATCCTCACAGTGGTAGTCGTTGCAGTCCCCACCGCAATAGCCCAGACTTCAACCACTTCTCCAGCTGAAACCGCTGAAAGCCAGAGCCAACCAGCTGAACCTAATGGCTCGGTCCCCAAACCTTCTCCGCCACCAGGTCAGCCGCCAAGCCAACCACCTGGGGCAGAAACCCCTACAAGCCAAATGGAAAATGCTGAATCCGGTCAGCCAATTGATCCCAAAGCTATGGAAGCTTTGCAGCGTATGGGGAAATACCTGGCGGGCATGAAGACATTGATGTTCAACGCACAGATTTTTACCGAGGTTGTGCTGGATAACGAGCAGAAGCTTTTGATCGGCGGCAAGGTCATGTACATGGCAACGCCCCCCGACAAACTTCGGGTAGACCTGACCACCGATTCAATTACCCGCCAGTTCTTCCACAATGGCAACAAGTTCACCATGCTGGCTCCACGCAATGGCTACTTTGCCGAAATGGAGGCCTCCCAGCCCACAGCCGAGGTGCTCACCCAGGCTGCCAAGGATTACGGTATCGAGATACCATTTGCCGACATGCTCGAATGGGGTCGCAAGCCGGAAACCTGGGCCGGGATAAAGGAGGGGTTCCTGGTGAACTCACCGATGGTGAATGGCCAGCGTACACAGCATTGGGCTTTTCGCTCGGAAAACCTGGATTGGGAGATCTGGATCAAAGTGGGCGACCAGCCGCTGCCATTGCGCATCTCTACGGTAAACACCCGTGATCCTTCCAAGCCTCGCTTCCTTGCAACCCTGAAGTGGATGGAAGCCAAGCAAGGCTCAGCCGGTAAATTCAAGCCGTCTACTGAAAAGCTCAAGCAGATAAAATTCAAGAAAGCAGAGCCGAATAAGCAGGTAGGGGGTACCCAATGA
- a CDS encoding hydrolase gives MTGKFIPATGLGNCHLQTVFGRLHRPSPWINTSYRWYETPDGDCLAMHYPRPLVDDPDLPLVLILHGLEGSVASPYVQGLMQSLLERHFQVAVMHFRGCGGIPNRLPRAYHSGDSEDPRWMVEQLRGQLPSTPILVVGYSLGGNVLLKMLGEDGSCSPVVAAVAVSSPMDLHACSRRINTGLSKLYQRHLLGCLRLTLKQKAEDPCIAAAMPDVDDVTYFVNFRRFDNIFTAPLHGFRDVDDYYTRASSKGLLKEIRVPTMIINAIDDPFVCPSAIPAQNEVSAMVSLEISARGGHVGFVGGTVWNPYYWLEQKIPTFLDSALGRNRYR, from the coding sequence ATGACTGGAAAGTTTATTCCCGCAACAGGCCTTGGAAACTGCCATCTTCAAACCGTATTTGGCCGCTTGCACAGGCCCTCTCCCTGGATAAACACCAGTTACCGCTGGTATGAAACCCCCGATGGCGATTGCCTGGCGATGCATTATCCCCGCCCACTGGTGGATGACCCTGATCTTCCGCTGGTACTGATCCTCCATGGCCTGGAGGGGTCTGTAGCCTCTCCCTATGTACAGGGTCTGATGCAATCATTGCTTGAACGGCACTTTCAGGTTGCTGTGATGCATTTTCGCGGCTGTGGAGGCATCCCCAACCGCCTGCCGCGCGCCTATCACAGTGGCGACAGTGAAGATCCCCGATGGATGGTAGAGCAATTGCGGGGGCAGCTACCATCCACGCCCATACTGGTTGTCGGCTATTCCCTCGGAGGCAATGTACTGTTGAAGATGTTGGGAGAGGACGGCTCCTGCAGTCCGGTAGTTGCTGCGGTAGCGGTATCCTCACCGATGGACCTGCATGCCTGCAGCCGCAGGATCAATACCGGTTTGTCCAAGCTTTACCAGCGCCACCTGCTTGGCTGTCTGCGCCTCACCCTGAAGCAAAAGGCGGAAGATCCCTGTATCGCTGCCGCCATGCCCGATGTGGATGATGTTACTTACTTTGTAAATTTCCGCCGCTTTGACAATATATTTACCGCGCCCTTACACGGTTTTCGTGATGTCGATGACTACTACACTCGAGCTTCCAGCAAAGGACTACTCAAGGAAATCCGTGTACCGACAATGATTATCAATGCAATTGATGACCCTTTTGTCTGTCCGTCCGCTATCCCGGCGCAGAATGAGGTCAGCGCAATGGTCAGCCTTGAGATCAGTGCGCGGGGTGGACATGTGGGATTTGTCGGTGGCACGGTGTGGAACCCTTATTATTGGTTAGAGCAGAAGATTCCTACTTTTTTGGACTCTGCCCTAGGGCGCAATCGTTACCGTTAA